The window ggacgAAGAGGACAGTGATTGGTttagagaggaggaggaagatgcaaAAGAAACTTGTGCTGAGGtaaaactctgcagtcagaggttTAAACAGCAGAAGTAACTAAATGTGAAGCTGGAGCATGTGTGGCTCAAATATATCAGTCATAATCTATCACTGCATCACTGACTATTGTAGAGATTTTTTTGATCAAAATCACCAAACTTTATTCTGACTGATGAAGTAAACAGACCCTGATGGATTtgttgaaaatgtataaataagtaaATGTTGTTGCAAATTAATTCAATTCCAGACATGAAACAGGAAAAATCAGACACTCAAATGATGTAAAAATCAATAAACATCAGTGTCCCTACTAATTTTTATGTACTTTTACAATTCAGTTTTAAAAGTCAAAGAAGGAACATCTCAAAGGAAAGAACATCAACATAAATCTTCTCTAAAAAGGTGCATTTAAAACAAACTTTGACCGGAGTTTTGTTCGATGCACGAATGTGGGAGTTCTTGCATAATGAAAAGACATTTACTTGTTAAAAAACAAGTAAATGAAACAACAAAAAGTTGACATTTCTGGCGTTTCCTGAGTTGCTGCCAAGATGTAGTCAGACACCCGGTCATGTTTCTGATGCTTGGAATCACAAACATTCGTCTTTACCAAATTCATCTTCAAACTTCAAAGCAACCACAAAAATGATCTATGAATACGTGCAAATTTTAGCTTCGGCTGCGATAAGTTTCACCCAGAAAGCAGGGAGCGGTGCAATGAGTGTGATTAATTGTAATATTCCAACTTTATCCGATGCACGTTTGCATAAAAGGGCCAGATTTATTAAAAGGCATCAGTTAAAGCTGGTTGCTGTGAGATCTGAATCTTTCCTTATAGATCAATCAAGGAGGGGTAAGGTAATGCTCTGTCAGTAGGGTAGGGATAGGGTGAGTTTTCTGACAGACGGATCTTCTTTGCAGCAGGGATTTATTTTTCCAACAGATGATGTCATTTGCGCTCTCAATGATCTGTGTCACGTGTAgacaatgattttttttttaacctttttaattAAGCTGTAAAAACCAATCAGCCCAGCGAGGACCCACAAACCACAGGAAGTGAGTCGTGCTACCTGGAGTTCAGCAGGGATGAGTGTGACCTACAGCGGAGGAACACACACCCTCTTTATCCTGGTGGTGTTATCCTGGCTGAGATCTTAGAGATCTGCAGCCCAGGTGAAGATGAAGAGGAAGGAAATCTCCAGTCTGGTGTTTTGTGAGATGCATGGACTCAAGTTATATTAGTACTTCCCAGGAAATACTCTGACTTTCACTGATTAACTTGCTGCTTTTTACTTCAAGTAAAAGAAATAACCCATGTTTCATACATCTGGTTTTGTGTTTAGTTTAAActtttgtaaaaaataaataaataaataacaaattaAACAACAAATACATAAAAGCTTCAGCAAAATAGTGTTGAATTTATTCAAAACACATTTCCaaacattgtttttgtttttctttactgaTGAAATATCATGTTTCGTATTGCAAGAGtatctaaataaaaaccaaagtGCTAAATTCAATAACTTGCATCACTTTTCCTGATTTTTCTGGGATATAAACATCAGAAAGTTGCAAAAATAAACCACCTATTAAAATTGTTTGatgccatcattcatccattctctCCGgcgctgggtcgcgggggcagtagcctaatttATTCTTCTCCATGAGCTCCGCCAGGGAAAGAAACGCACGCACGGCCagagacaatttgccctcatacttctccgtctcccggggagtgttgcaaagcaaattcccgccaggacaacagagggcgtagcgctgttctggggtatcctgtcatagATCTGGTCCAAGACAGTGCATTTAtatagtgctttttatttttatttttgtatttaagagactttttaacacggacaaatttgtccctcattctcctccacctcatcaTGCACTCACCACCCCTAAACCTACATTTCACATCATTTCCGTCCACTGTGCTGCACacattttcactcctccagtcacaggggaaTAAAACGttaatatttttagagttttttccatgaggtattcttcaagcttctccatgtctgccgctagatagcctcggctctctttatgtttttgaaggcGCAATGGCGGCCCTGTAGatgacagcagcgtcctgaccaatcacaagcttgcgttctccatctcgatggatggatgtttagtaaagggagctcgactccgtccgtccttgcaagCCTGCCGGAGAGCCATCGCAAGGACGAATAATGGTGTTGTGTGTGTCTGTCCCAACGCAGAGGGACAGAgcctataaattaggctttaggagGGAGGCTtacacttccctctccccagccaataggccagctcctccgggggtatccaaaggcgttccttggccagctgagagaaacagtccctccagcgtgtcctgggtcttcctttaggtcttggttttggacgtgcctggaaagcctcaccagggaggcatcctaaccagatgcctgagcaacTTCATctagctcctctcaatgtggaggagcagcgggtctactctgagcccctcccagaagaACGTGCTTCtccccctatctctaagggagagccctgccaacctgcggagaaaactaattttattTTAGACTCTGAAACCTCACAGTCAGCATGAAGTATTTTCAAAGAGTGCTAATTAAAAACTAAAATCATCTCAtgttaaaaaaagacaaatatGGCTGCttgaaaatgaaaaataattaaaaGGTAATTTATTTTTAATACACCTTCATTCTTATAACATGACGATTCATTTAAGGATGTATTTCCTGATTTTAGGACTTCTTTCATTGTTTCCTGATGTGTGAAACACTGACTTTGAAAGAAGATAGTAAGTGCAACACTTTGTGATTTCATTGGTTATAACACTTTTGCAGCACCGACATGTTGAAGTGTCTCTGGTTGAATGATGTGCCAGCGTGCACGCTCCACCTGCAGGCTGCACATGTCCATCCAATGATTACGTCCTGCATCTGCAGCATCTGCACCGATCCGCACTCGACCAACAGCTGTGCTATCTGAGCATGCATGACACTGTTTCCACCAAAAAAAAAGGAGAGGGTTAGTATTGTCACAGTGGATCCAAGTCTGTTAAAAACTGTCAGAGACTCTGAGATACCTGCATGATTACAAACTCAAACAGGACTGGCAGCTGATGGATGTCCCCTGGAGGCAGCTTAAACAGGAAGGATGTTTTATTCCAAACGGTGCAGGATTCTCGTGTTGTTTCTCTGCTGCTGATCAAAACTCCCTCGTTGTGCAGGTTTATAATCACCTGGTAATCTTTAAACAGATGCACAAACAACATCAGAGGGTTGTAACACATTTATACACAAAAAACTGAAGTTCAAATGCAAATTGAACTGCAAatttggattctcatgtcagttctcttgttcgctcttccttcttccatctcaggaacattgctaaactgagtcccattctgtcccgctctgaacttgagacagttctccactccttcatctcctcacgcttagactactgtaactctcttttcacgtgtctgagcagaacctccctgaaccgtctacaggtggttcaaaatgcctgtgtatgtgtacgtacgtgtatgtgtttgggggagggtacaatggaactttgtccccccccccccccccagttttaaaatcctatctgcgcccctggttcaggctggtttttgtatgaacttcttcaaccactctctctttattctgctctctccacctattccaccttcctcaggatccactgatttccctctttcctattcactctctctttcttaacattttttaaaatcacaattgtctattttttgctcattttaaatatatttttaaccattttctaaattcttttttatatttttacattttttgtttttgtgaagcacctcgtgatttttatcttgagaggcactttagaaatgatttcttcttcttcttcttcttcttcttcaaatacAACCCAAAAAAAAACTGCACTGACAATAATTGTATGACGCATTTAGAGTCACCAGTTAACCTAAACATGTGTTTTATGTGTAGGAGGAAATCAGAGCACCTGGggggaacccatgcatgcatccaTGCATGAGTAGAACACGGGAACCTCACTCAGAAAGCTGCAGCCTGAGTACTGAACTTGTAACCTCACTGTTGTGTAAAACCCGGTGGTTCTGGATAAAAGCTGGGGTCTGCTATGGTAAAAATAATTCAAAGATAGGCAGACCAAACAAAGATTAGATTTATCAGAGTTTCTGTGGAGGCTGGGACATTTTCCTGCAGATTTTAAATAGTAAAGGATTAAACTACGACCTCATTGTTAAAAAGGGATGATCTCCTGCAGCGTTGGACTTCTGTGAGACATCAAATAATCCCCTAAATATTAAAAGCAAACTTAGGGAATTACTTTACCTCTGGCCCTGATAAGTATAAATAATTTCTCTTTACACAGTCGCATTATGTTTGAATTTGTCCTATTAAAGAGATTCTAAAAAGTTGTTACCTGCTGCCATCTGTGTGTGAACAAGCTTTTGGAGGTTTTCAGCTCTGAGGACCGTGACTTTGATGCAATGGGTCAGAGCCTGATACTGAAGCCCAATGAAGATCTGTGGAGGACAGCTGGACCCCCTCAGTACATCCTGGGAGGTCTGACTTTGCAGTGACTGGAAAAAGGTTCAAAGGCCAGAAAATTATTCTCAGTTAACAAGACAGGAAAGTTGACGCTGTTCTCCTCAAAGCTTAACATAAAACAAACTTCTGAGAACTTCTCTTCTTTTTCCGTTCATATTGGGACCCTCTAAGATTGTCCTTCTTGGCCATAGGATCTCTAGTTTTGTTGTTCTGTAACATAAATAGTGTAAAAAAATGTTGTGTCTTTTATAGGTTAATTTTGGCCATTTTAGTTTTTGGGTGTCAGAATAATTAATTACTACTTCTAATTCTTCTACTTCCATACCATGGGTCCCCCAGCTACCCAAAAAAgatgaatgggagtctatgacAGGATGAAAGTTCTTATGTAATCCTGTGTGATATGTGACATGGATTTAACacaatgtctgtgaattttaaagacggatCTTGATGTTTGATTCGACAGGCGACAAAAGTAGCTCTAAGTTTTGTGTGAAAGACACATCTCACTAAGGTGATATCATCGAACTGCACAAGGAGAAGAAAATGTCTGAGTTAAGTGAGCTTCCAATCCTTTCAGGACAAAAGGAACATTAAATGTGAGGGAAACTGCTAtaaatgtggtaagtagcagctacgctaggggataaGAGGTTTAATTATCAATTAATAGGGGCtgctgcctatctccagcggtcaatgggcaatcaggcggggtacaccctggacagagagccagtccatcgcagggccacacagagacacacaggacaagcaatcatgcacacacacctaaggataatttagacagaccaatcaacctaacagtcatgtttttggactgtgggaggaagccgagtacccggagagaacccacgcatgcacagggagaacatgcaaactccatgcagagagatcgcaggctgggaagcgaactcaggatcttcttgctgcaaggcaacagttctaaccactgcgcagccctcgaGCAAGTATCCATTGCCTTATAAATGTTGGTAACAACGAAATCTGAAGGACATTTTGCCGTGATCCAGACATCATTCAAACCATTTCTCACAGATACCTTTTCAGTGTTCACTTTGTTTGCAGTAAGTTCTTTCACGAGGATCAATGGATGCTCTTTTCTCCAGTCTCTTCCTTCACATTTGAACTCCACCTCACCCAGAGCGCAGCCGTCTGTGCTCTGTGTGTTGTCCTCATAAACAGCTAACCGTAGTTCACAGCTTGGGATCTCGCTCACAGAGCTCACGTTAAAAACCAGCACCAAGCTGAGCGACTCAGGGCTTAGGCTTCTCCGAGTTGTGGCTGGAGTCGGACATTCATGCAGGGGTGGCAGACTTCCCAGCACAGTAACATCCTCCAATCCCTGAGGCCTCCCAGTGAGGTTTAAGACAGTGACTGTTAAAGTATGCTGCTCCAGACAGAGGGCCATGGTAAAATGGAGGCAGGGTTTAAATGAAAACAGCTGTTTGCAGTTTGCATTGGAGCCGTAGTTCAGTTGAGCCATAGGGATTAGATTTCCAGGCATTAATGAGGAGTTGATGGTGAGTCTGCTGTGTTCATTGTAGGATTTATTGTCACCTGTGACACTGCTGTGCCTTTGCATGGCCTTACATGTTCTAGTCAACATCCCCAGTTTGGGCAGTGAGGGAAGCGAAGGCAGCGAAGCACGGCTGGGATGCATGGGTTTGTAGAGGGGTGCTGTTTGCAGAGGGGAGCTGAGGCGGCGAACGGAGAAATAAGTTGTTCTCTGATTATGATCTTGATCAGAAAATGGCTGAGAGACTATTTCACTCTGAGACGGGGCTGGGCTGGTGAAGGTGGAGGGGTACTCCAGCAGGTCTCCATCTAGCTCCTCGTACAGCTGCCTGGATGCAGCGGTAGCTCCTGAAGGACGTCGGCTACGAGCAGAGTTCAACGGCTCAACAGCAGGCAGGGCTGATGGGACCGGAGCTTTGTCTTTTCCTGAGCACAAGTCACTTTTCTTCCAGCACATGATGCATCCCAGAATCAAAGTCAGACAAAATATGATCAGTCCGACCAAAAGAAGAACCTGAAGGTGAACTGCAGAAATAAAACGGAGAACAACAGTTTAGACTTCTTGTGGTTTTGATTTAAAGTTAAACAAATCTTCTATTAAATTCAAGGCTACACATTATTACATGGGCAgtcgtagctcaggaggtagagcggtttgtccagtaattggaaggttgcatgtTCAATCCCAgttcctgccagagaatgctgctattgtctccttgggcaagacacctcaccCACCAGCCCACGCCTCTGTTcactgtgccccagggcagctgtggctacatcatcaccaatgtgtgaatgggtgaatgtgttgtgaagtaccttgggggttgtagagccctaagaaggcactgtacaaatacaggccatttaccattagtaCCTTTAGAAAATCTCATCATGTAGTAAAAGTATTAAATTCTggacctggagggccggtatcagcacgttttagttttaactctgtttcaacacaccagatttcaatcatcaggtgattaacaggcttctgcagggcctgatgagctgctgtacaggtgattcaaccactgaaacaagcatgttggagcagagaagcCACTCAAACGTGATgtacaccggccctccaggactggaATTGAGTACCCCTGTGTTAGACTGATGAAATTTAAAGGCACAGTgcaactttttatatttttaaacaatcTTCTTGAGAGAGTATGTGTTAAAATGGTAGATGAAATGTCACTGAGACCCCCTCTGACCTCTGTGGCCAGATttatgcacttgcaacttcagagaaaAGGTGCtcagtccctgttggacttaaaagCTGAGCTGACATGcccggcactgcagtctgcttccagcacgttcccggcatgttttaaatcatgaagacagctgatttgtttgatttagtgatgaatcactcctgtagaaactaatgaggaCTGAGGAGACATTACAGcatttagattaaggtgtttaaaagacAAACTGACGAACAACAGGAGACAAAtttcacttttgctttcactaacagacactaggaggtgctaaaactAAGCCAAAATTGCTTAGTATCCCTAGTAAAATAAAAAGTATCACTTGTAAAAGTGGGTCATGAaagtgtaaagggttaattttacatctatttaatgaaccataagatgtGAGATTTCATAGTAAATatcaaatcaatcttatggacctttgggtacttttaaccagaagattggaacttttaattgcagggattatgtaacacttcgtattaactgagagacaagagaagagagagtcacctttaaaacatttaagaagatttatttctaaacaattttaaacaagactaactctaaactctaagtgaatggatggatcttggtgtgaatgaaatgtgagatgaatggtgtatgtgtgagtgatgttgtcatcagaactctcgtatccggagaagcaagtctgagtgatgaagtgatgttttgcgcttaagctatgatcggagttccgtaaacacatgagacgccatgttgtcgctccacacatacccttcaggatgagacctccgtacagatccagaatgccaggtccccttaaccccccctttcggtaccagagccgatgaaacagcgtcagcagtacgacagactagtctttggattgtctccaggtaaaaagcgacagttggttgacagcgtcagatggacccggagggtcagtgagttcagcttttattctgaagggaaccgttgcttggttggtaaaatgcaacagattttatccagcttgttggttctttgcttataaAGGAAGtctgggtggccggtccgatactcctCTTAGCATGCAGTGAACtgatctaagatggcgtggggactggttttattaatctggatgttttgatttatggtcgaatcaaagttggacagatttataaacaccacagagactatgccatgcTTTAGAAAAgaaggctctgattggatgagtaaaagcaatgtgtcatgcgtttacattacgtgtcgtcagaatgtctagtgcagctagactaAAGTCATATCACTCATTAAACATACTAattataacattgtcatttcacagattggtccacATCTTATtactgactaacactttgtttgattagctttattaaaaatagagttctttgatttgttaaaaggacagggtcctttgtcttcattcttctcttgggctggaaaggaaaacagtttagaagcaaatgcatgagaccttgaacaatatctcatgcagattagttcttgctgaggagaggggggaaattacttttaggtggaaaacagtcatttcattccgttacaaaaGAGTACAACAGAATATTTGCAACAGAATGACGGAGAGAGAAGAATCAAGTTGCTGCAAAAGTTCTGCTGTAGTTCAGGTCCATAAGAAACCTGTGCAAACATCTGGATCAAAGCAAGTCTGCGGAACCAAATACTCCATGCCAATGTGAGAGAAAGATGAGAACATCAGTCCATCTTCTGCCTGCTTTAGGTTAAAACTTATTGGCAAACCCCAAAATGACCTGGGGACTAATGTCACAAGCTCATCGTTTTCCTGTTTTTACTCATTCAAAGAAGTGGTGTCCTGTCTTGATCCCAGAGGGTCACCATCCTGATCTTTTAGACATTTCTCTGCAACAGCTGGTTTGATTaataggggcctcatttatcaagcttgcttactcacaaaacggggtcggaaaactgcgtaagcaacttaccacgcaaactttgggatttatggaagaaaacttagcggaaaaatgtgcgcaactttaagttgactaaggacctggctatcacctacttgtactgcttcgttttcacacagaacaagaccccaacatgcacacacaaacacgcgtgtgcatgcgcacacacacacacacacacacacacacacacacacacacacacacacacacacacacacatgcacgcacactcacacgcgcgcgcgtgtgtgtgcacacacacacagcctgaaacatcgaatacggaatgcagaatatcagcagggggacagactgtcatgcgtctgtgagtgtgtttacattcagccagtaacccttttaaaacccgaatattcacagtgactacgtttacatgcagccaatatccgggttatgatcgggttaaggtcggtattcgggtttgtgAGTTGATCATAATAactcgtttacaagcataaatagaaagagttacccctaacttgcataacccgatttaaatgtggacgttggggtagcgccaggatgtatggactacgtccagacgcaatatgcgtcatttccggttcttcttgttccggtatccgtgaaaacaacaacatgtttcccagttcggaagagatagcgaccgcgtttgcttgagctttagtttcctcgtcactccaaaagtgtggtgctgtgccgtgactcgccatgttgctcccaacttgttgtttacttccggagttctggcgcatacaagacgtctcgctactcaaaagaccaagattccttgcgaacagagcatgcacagaacacatgctttgatggggatatcccggtatgcgtttacaggaccaaacattcgggttagaaaagggttaccccaggtgtagtaaccgggtttttaaaaacccggttatgataaCTTATGAACATATCCGgggttttggcggtgtttacaaggccgTGCGAAACCGGgtaattgtgaatattcggggttttaaagggttactggctgcatgtaaacgcactcaataacccggttccacaggtccatgtaaacaccgccaaaaatccGGATATGTTCataaccaggtttttaaaaacccggttactacacctggggtaacccttttctaacccgaatgtttggtcgtgtaaacgcatatcgggatatccccatcaaagtgtgtgttctgcgcatgctctgttcgcaaggaaccttggtcttttgagtagcgagacgtcttgtatgcgccagaactccggaagtaaacaacaagttgggagcaacatggcgagtcgtggcacagcaccacacttttggagtgacaaggaaactaaagcgcaaacaaacgcggtcgctatctcttccgaactgggaaacatgttgttttcacggataccggaacaagaagaaccggaaatgacgcatattgcgtctggacgtagtccatacgtcctggcgctaccccaacgtccgcatctaaatcgggttatgcaagttaggggtaaatctttctatttgtgcttgtaaaggggttattctgatcaactcagaaacccgaataccgaccttaacccgatcataacccggaaattggctgcatgtaaacgtagtcactgacagtgtgtgtcctgtcactgtgacccaactgATGATACGCCCTGGCTagctgtacaggggagatctccgtttggctgactggctagcgtgcgtgactttcacccaagagtctggggatcaaatcctgattggatcatttttttatatccgccacagatctctgaagaattcacaacagtgacggcttcagcaacactgtgccattccatggattttctcttatttgttttgcaaaagcacttcctttcatttctccacctcacccacaggtacctgaatttctgcttctgtgaaattgcgcttccttgatctgccttgatctacggtcgccatcgtcactggcggagcgctgcaacagccagtgtatatgcatgagatccacaaggcactttgcattgaacaTTTATGGCAGTAATTGGGCGTGGTgaaggtgggatgtgactaaaatgcagctaagaaacattctcgttagtctccgatttttgaagcagagattgcgtgcagctgtgcgtactccatgtttgatagatcacaaacctacttggcgtaagtacctttttttgctgagcttaagtacggttttagtaaggattctacgcaatgtttgataaatgagacccctggtcattaCCAGGATTCTGCAGAACTTCTGGACATACCATTCAGATATTCAACCATTAACTCAGGTGTACTGGAGCaagaaaacatctaaaacatgcaggttaGTACCATTTGAAGACAGGATTGTTCACCACTCCATATGAAATTCAAAAAAGCTTTATCTACCTAGCTGCATGACTGGATTACATGTCATATCTTGAACAGACTCGTGTAAATCGCTCATAAAGTAACAGTGAAATGTAATCATGTTCACAGAGAATAATATTCCTGAAATAATCCTGGCTGTCTGCAATATCCTTAAACCCATTATGATTGAAATGGAGGAGTCATCAAATCCTAGATCTGTCAGAAATGTGCAATAAATTGAGATGTTGACAATCCTCATCCTTTTTCCCACTTGAGTTATTGAAAGTTAAAGCAACGCTACAAGGAAACACTTGAACATACTTTGACATTTGCCTTGTgaaatttgtgatttttttttttgactaATAAAGAATTTTACTAAGTCAAATGGTTTACTTGTAACCAGAAGCTTTGGTCTTTTGATGGTAGTTTCATTACTTTTTTGACGGATTTCATTTGAAAAGTTTACATTTAATTCTTGCGAAGACTCTCCTAAAGTTGATGTCATCAAGAAAAACCAGATTTAACCAAAGCATACCTTCCAGTTGTTTTGTGAAGAGGACCTGCACCAGGAGCCAGAAGAAGAGAAGGATCATGATGCCTTCGATCATGCCCTTGCAGCAGAAAAGCAGCACAGACTGCCAGAGAGGCTGGCCTGGGTACTCCTCATCATGGTAGGGCATGGTGCCAAGCGTACGAACAGGCTTCGCTCTAAAAAATCCAGCAGTTAAAGTCCAAATCTGTGGTGAAAAAGCATTTTGGCTCTCACTTTCTTTTTAATATTCACCAGTCTTAGAAAGTGGGCAAAAGTCATCGTTTCACACAAAAACATCTGTGAGCCACAACAGAAATAACAATCTGCTCCACACAAAATGTTTACAGATTTCAGAAAATAAGACAGAAGCATGTAGCACTTCTCACTGGCCGCAGATCTGGTTTCCTGAAAAAAAAATGGAAATCCCATTCAGACTCCCATCAGAGGACTGTGATGTCCTCATTTGCAGAGTGATCTGAGCAGGATTCCTCCTCCCCAGTGGGAGGGGATTGTCGGTGGAAATCTCCAGCTCATAATACATCTCTGTTCTGCAGCATCCCAGATGCCATCACTATAGGATAACTATCATGGCAGCAAATCCCCAGACCCATCCCCCTCCCTCATCCCCTGGGCGCACCAGCGAGGGAATGAGGGACCGCTGCTGCTGCAGCCAGAGGACCAAAGAACTTAAGACTTAATCAAAACTCAATACATTCTCCTTTTGTAATCTGATTTTGGTATAACAACAAACCTAATCTGATTTTAAACTAGTTCTTATTAAATTAAGTTGCAGGTAAACTCAGAGTGAAAATGATATTATACAGagattttgaaaagaaaaatccaAATATCACTGATGGCAAGTATGGCATGCACTTGAGCTTTTAAGCTGCAGCAAATCTAATGACAGAATAAAATTCAACCGTTATTCTGACATTTACTGTTTTAAACTAAACTAAGACAATAAATATTGAGTACTAAAGTGACATTTTAGTGGAAATAAGCCATTACCATG is drawn from Nothobranchius furzeri strain GRZ-AD chromosome 4, NfurGRZ-RIMD1, whole genome shotgun sequence and contains these coding sequences:
- the syt18b gene encoding uncharacterized protein syt18b; amino-acid sequence: MPYHDEEYPGQPLWQSVLLFCCKGMIEGIMILLFFWLLVQVLFTKQLEVHLQVLLLVGLIIFCLTLILGCIMCWKKSDLCSGKDKAPVPSALPAVEPLNSARSRRPSGATAASRQLYEELDGDLLEYPSTFTSPAPSQSEIVSQPFSDQDHNQRTTYFSVRRLSSPLQTAPLYKPMHPSRASLPSLPSLPKLGMLTRTCKAMQRHSSVTGDNKSYNEHSRLTINSSLMPGNLIPMAQLNYGSNANCKQLFSFKPCLHFTMALCLEQHTLTVTVLNLTGRPQGLEDVTVLGSLPPLHECPTPATTRRSLSPESLSLVLVFNVSSVSEIPSCELRLAVYEDNTQSTDGCALGEVEFKCEGRDWRKEHPLILVKELTANKVNTEKSLQSQTSQDVLRGSSCPPQIFIGLQYQALTHCIKVTVLRAENLQKLVHTQMAADYQVIINLHNEGVLISSRETTRESCTVWNKTSFLFKLPPGDIHQLPVLFEFVIMQCHACSDSTAVGRVRIGADAADAGRNHWMDMCSLQVERARWHIIQPETLQHVGAAKVL